ccgccgctgctgctgctggcatCCTTGCCTGAGAATGTCAGATGAATGTCCACCATAGACACCAtaatgttccgttttctgttggtgggtccgctggtaggttaggataaggcactttagtacgacagtttcttgacgttggggacgtTGGCGAGatcgggctggtgtgtggcggggttTATATTCTATAACAAAGTGGTTCTGTCGGGTATAAGTAATAAGTGGAAAGTAATTATCGTTATCCTTCATCCAATCAACAGTCATCTTTTGACTACTTAATTCTCCCATGTCgaactaaaaaaaaaagtatagatCATGTAGAAACAAATTAAATAAATTGTTCCCGAGTTGAAGTAGACAATCGCTACCTGCTGAGTATATACCcggcaaacacacaccgaaactacgacgttggtacaacgttcgaacaagtttttaacacctcctaaccagttataacaaccaatatagcaagttgtaacaacgttctaatacgtcataaacacgttaagccaagatgtaacaactttattacaagttgtaacaagcggaaaatagagacagtttcgggttgtgtttccagggatatagGCCGACCACACGGGCGGTGCTCCAAGCTAGGCTATATAGTTGTTGTTATAGAtatagctactgggaacaaaaagttccaagtagcacgggctatggtgagcccgtagctcggCTAAATAGTATTTACCACTTAGTATAACGCTCTCTGTCCCCGAATTCACCGGCTACCTCAACCACTCACAGGCAGTAGTggctattcttttttttttaacccccGTGAGAGTACGGCCAACTGGGGACCGGCTTTCCTTGTCAAGACGCCAACAGGTGAAATATTTCCCATGTCTTAGCAGCTGACATATAATGCTATGGAATTATTTTTCTAGTTTTCCCAATGTTGGGAATTGAAACTCCGTTAGGCTTCTAGAGatggccccccctcccctcccttttcCTTGTCAAGTACTcgccaaattgtgcttgcgggggttgagctctggctctttggtcccgggttTTCATGCCGGGGGGACTATGGTACTAATGTATTATGTATTGTAGTGTATACTTTAAGCCAGTTCTGAACCACATATGAATGTGTTGAACTGAATGTCTCCCGTTATCGTTTACATGTAGTTTTGACTGATGGCAACACTCcctacaggtgagaacgtggttataGGGGTCCACTATTTTTTTTGTCTTGTAGTGACGTGGTGAGACGATGCTGTGGACGATGGACAAGACGGTGGTGGTGCTGCGGTGGGGGATGGTCAGTGCTGCGGCGTCTGCTGTCCTTAACGCTGTCGccggctgctgttgctgctgggggCTCTTCCTCTCCCTGTGGGCGCTATCCTCGACCGCCTATGCCATCTCCGCCGCCCTCCAGGTAAATGggagtgttcaatccccgaccgtccaggtgtttgggcaccattccttcccccccccccacccctgtccgatcccaaatccttatcctgatacgTTCAGGGGTACAAGGGCCGACTATAGGACCTGGGGTATAAGGCCAAAGAAAAAAGCTGGGACATGAAGCCAGGTTTCGAGCCGAGAAACAGAGCTCGAAATAAACGAACAGTGTAACCAACCATTTGGACCATTGAGAGAGATTAATATTCTTTATTGACCATTTCAGGTCCCTACGGAAGGTCGGGCCGTTCTAGTGACGGGTTGTGACTCTGGCTTCGGCTTGGCTCTGGCTCTCCACCTTCACAAGTTGGTGAGATAGTCTTTTTGCAGAACGCTTGCACGTTACACGCAAATGCATGAATGGTTTGTTGTTTTATCCGTTTTATTTTCAGGTTAGAACTTGTAGTAATGATGCAGTGTGTGGGGAATACGTCAGTCATTTGGATACAGGTCATTTTGTACGCAGGATGGCTCGAAGCTGACTGTTTGTATTGCCAGTACTGACCTACCCAGCTTAATATGATCTAATATAACCTAAAgtatcttaacctaacttaactatgctAGCATAAAAACTCTACTCAACCCAACAcacccctaacctaacccagccccCCATTCTAATTAAACTCgacaacctaacttaatctaacacaTAATCCATCGTACCCTAGCGCGTATGAGACTAGCCTAGCATAAAGTAATCCAGCCTTATCTACCATAAAGCAATATATATCCTATTCTGACGCTCTATAGGCGTTtcatcaattaaaaaaaaaaacaccgtcTGTCACATGAACCAAACTCCAGCGTTCTACGTAGCCGTTCGTGTAACTTCGAGTACCGTTCTCGGATGGTTTTCAGGGCTTGCGGGTGTTCGCGGGCTGTCTGCAGGATGACGGCGAAGGCGCGAAGGAGCTCCGGAAGGAGAGGTCGGAGCGTCTTCACGTCCTGCAGCTGGACGTGACCTCGGAGAAGCAGGTCAGCCGTGCCGTGAAGGAGGTCAAGAAGCTCCTGCCTGAAGGAGGTAATAATAGATTatggattttttttgttttttttgttttacgtTAGATTAATAACCTAAGATTCAAAAAATTATAATCATTTTAACGAATAAGAGGACAATGACTGTCTAATCTTTCCTAGGCCAATTTTTGTACTAATTTAGGCTTAATGTTGCATATATTAGGCCTAAAGATTGTTTACTTCAGGCCTTGGGGCACGGTAAGTTGATGATTAGGCTTCTGCAATTTATTGTTACGGCAAGTAGCAGTGATTCTCAACCGGGGGCTCTATGCAACACCGGGGGCTCTATGCAACACAGGGGACTCTATGCAACACCGGGGGCTCTATGCAACACAGGGGACTCTATGCAACACCGGGGGCTCTATGCAACACCGGGGGCTCTATGCAACACAGGGGACTCTATGCAACACCGGGGGCTCTATGCAACACAGGGGGCTCTATGCAACACAGGGGACTCTATGCAACACCGGGGGCTCTATGCAACACAGGGGGCTCTATGCAACACAGGGGACTCTATGCAACACCGGGGGCTCTATGCAACACAGGGGGCTCTATGCAAACCATTTGTGTAATGGTTCTGAGCAAAGAACCAATGGTTCTCGGTTCAGACCTTTAGCCACACGGCGGTCCAGACTCGACGGTCCAGTCGTGAACCCACGCGACGGTCCACTTCTGTACCCAAAAGCAGAAACGTCCCTCTGGACGAGgccagggcggggggggggcagTGATGGGCCGGGTAACTGGCTGGTTTGCGGAGTGTCGACACAAAAAGCAGCTTCGTTGGCGATCCCATCATGGCGACAATGAAACAATATTCCATTTATTTTCTGAGAAAGTTTAAATTGTGGTAGTGTCATAGGTGAGGTGTTCCTGGGTAGATACGTGTCGTAATGTGAGGTGCTCCTTGGTAGATGCGGGTTCCTGGCCTCGGAAGAATCTGAACAATTGGGGAAATAATAACGACTTTGTGATATCACTGAAGATCTCGCTTGAAAACTGACTGTTACCCACAACGAGGCAAGCAAACAATTTCACATAACTATTATACTTGACCCCTCGTACTAAAGCAATGTGATGCTTGAATCAAATAGGAGAAAGCTGCCTGAACAGTTAGCGGAGTTTCTTATACAAGATTGTTGCAGATTCAAGAAAACTGGCTGGCTGCTGCTCCATTAAATTACTAGTTTTCCTCACAAAAAGatgaatttcatttttttttattgtaactATCAATGCTAACTAAATTGCTGGTGATTACACTGCTGCTCGTGAAATCgggcactaccccccccccccccccacccaacaaaGTATGGGAATTAGAGGAGAATAATTCCTTGGATTTCTGGGAGATTTATTAGAACATTTGTCCACAATTATCCAAGCTAGCCAGGACTTGGGGTCATTATCCAAGCCGCCTCACCCTGAGAGCTCTCAGCAGAGAGCTTTTGAGCATTGAAGGAAGAGTATGCCAGCCAAATCGTTGGCGTCTAATTGTTGACAACTCTGAAACAAATTGGTTTCACACATTTGAAACCTAAACAATTAGTTTATGGAGCCTAGGTAATGAGATTATTCTTCTGATTTATGGAAATGATTGTTACATGCaggtgaggagtcacaataacgtggctgaaaaatgttgaccagaccacacactagaaagtgaagggacgatgacgtttagatccgtactggaccattctcaagtcgattgtgttgagagaaattgtttgttgttttagattcagcttctcggaactaaaagttccaagtagcacgggctatagtgagcccgttttGGACttattggcacaggagcggggctgtaacattTGACTTGAGAGAAGAGGTGAAGACAATAAATTAGCAAGAGAGGTGagaaggaaatcttagaggaagaaaaagcaaggcaTCAGGAACGGAAGGTAAggtgtaaaaaaaaaagtgggtaataataggaataagaaaagggtcgtaagagaaaacaagagaaagaaaattaAAGAAAGATAAAAGAAAGGGTAGGCTTATGTTGGGTGccttggtttggtgccttcttttgataattacttatgttGGGTCACGTTTGTTAAAAGGTTTAGAACATTTGagaatatactgtgaaagggaagagccaacagcaacaaagccaggactcaggttctgGCTTTGTAATAATACATGGAAGATGCTGGAAGGCCGGGTTCTGGGTATATATACAGCAAAATAACATGCTGGAGCAGAAGAGATgggaggaaatgcagaatagacccaATGAAGAGTAGAGGTCCGTTCAGTGCTCTGTGTGTTTggtacatcagaggtccacggctctTTAGCCTTCAAACACACATAAGAAATGTTGCCGGAACTAGATTGGACATATTAAAGAAACAACTGGATGAGTTCCgggttgtaatatatatatatgtaggcctgctagccgctgcaagcaacagccttctAGACCAAGTTACCACAATACAAGCCTGACCTCAGACCGGGCTTGGGAGTAAACGAACTCTCAGAACCCAGTCCAGGTATTCTCCGGGTGTAATGACCAAAATACGAGGTATAAAGCGAGACTTCGTTATATGAGACGAGGTGTAGCGAAACTCGACATAATGGTCACAATAGTGAGGAATTAGCAAGACTTCGTTATATCATGTCAGGCGTAACGAGACCTCCCAGCTAATGACcaaacaaagtttttttttttttttggttatatTTCCTCCAGGAAATTGTAATGACCCAGTCTCCCCCCTTAATCAACGAGCTGAATAAAATGAGAGAAAAACGAGTTTGACATTTTTTCCATTCAATGTTTTGTGTTGGCCGACATACTGTGAAGGTGTAGACATGGTTGCCAGGCCACACACCTTGTATCACTAACGCTGGTGACCTGTACAGTTACCAActgcaaatgtgtgtgtgtgtgtatatatatatatatatatatatatatatatatatatatataatatatatatatatatatatatatatatatatatatatgtcgtacctagtagccagaacgcacttctcggcctactatgcaaggcccgatttgcctaatgagccaagttttcctgaattaatatattttctctaatttttttcttatgaaatgataaagctacccatttcattatgtttgagctcaatttctttttattggagttaaaattaacttagatatatgaccgaacctaaccaaccctacctaacctaacctatctttataggttaggtagctgaaaaagttaggttaggctaggttaggtaggttaggtagtcgaaaaataattatttcatgaaaacttggcttattaggcaaatcgggccaagaataataggctgagaagtgcgttctggctactaggtacgacatatatatatatatatatatatatatatatatatatatatatatatatatatatatatatatatatatatatatatatatatatatatatatatataatataataatttccaTGTATCTCAACCACATGTTTTTTTTCACATTTTCCTGGATTAATATATACATCTCCGTGCTGAAACTCACATAATCACAAATCTTGCGTCTCGTCAATCTTCCAAAGCATCTCTCTCATTCGTGTATTCTAGCCGTAAACTGTCAACGGCTTTCATTCTGAAATTCGACTCTAGAATTTCATTCCGAAATTCGGGGCTTCTGCATGCTGTATCGCCAAACCTTCACATTAACATCTCACGTTCCTGGTCTCTAGTGCCTACCGCGTCACTTCTCAGAtctagattgattgactgatgaagattaagccacctaagaggtggcacgggcatgaatatctaCCACTAACGAGCTGTCAGTGGTATATATTTTTGGGAGGGAATGTATACTGTCTGCTGAGGTCGAATTTAAATCGTCAGTCCTATGTGgttgctatcgcgggggaggatactgctcatCTCAGATctaatgttgttatagattcagctactcggaaacaTATAGTCAATTATATGTCAATATAGTCAAAGTACTCTAATTAGTCACGATAATATATACCAGAACCCTAAACAGCCATCacggtacccccccccctccccatcaccaaatGTGCACCACAGCTCACCACGCGTGCAATCCTCCACTACAACATCCTACATCATCAAGTGTGCACCCCAACATCCGACGATATCCCCC
The Procambarus clarkii isolate CNS0578487 chromosome 51, FALCON_Pclarkii_2.0, whole genome shotgun sequence DNA segment above includes these coding regions:
- the LOC123774546 gene encoding D-beta-hydroxybutyrate dehydrogenase, mitochondrial; amino-acid sequence: MLWTMDKTVVVLRWGMVSAAASAVLNAVAGCCCCWGLFLSLWALSSTAYAISAALQVPTEGRAVLVTGCDSGFGLALALHLHKLGLRVFAGCLQDDGEGAKELRKERSERLHVLQLDVTSEKQVSRAVKEVKKLLPEGEVLWGLVNNAGWATYGEVEWVPLDTVRRIVDINTVGVLAVTKAFLPLIRRAKG